Proteins encoded within one genomic window of Aurantiacibacter spongiae:
- a CDS encoding bifunctional phosphopantothenoylcysteine decarboxylase/phosphopantothenate synthase: MELSEGDATNPRILLVVGGGIAAYKSCELVRLIRKGGGEVSCVLTDGGAQFVTPMALAALSGNQVFTSLWDLKNEAEIGHIQLSREADLVVVCPATADLMAKMAAGIADDLATTLILATDKPVLAVPAMNVKMWEHDATQRNVASLRDAGVRVMQPEEGPMACGEFGPGRLPEPEMVWLEIADALGLDPGAVGAEVEEYLRGLEYDPAEEGEEDDYDIGGDRPGGLAGMLANIIPRSTPRRIDEDEVHYDLGEDYEDGDLPEGEMAESDMPEGDAPGPDLSKLSGLLATKGLAKAAPPTDREAINHEVNARQEAPEPFEGEEAAAPVNPLDAPSELHVGPPLDEFDPLAGQPDFDVPVEHRPLYGKHVLVTAGPTHEPIDPVRYLANRSSGKQGFAIAAAAAAAGAKVTLVSGPVHLRTPLGVERIDVESAQDMATAVREALPADVAIMVAAVADWRTRDYKGEKIKKRGSAPPALVLTENPDILASVAASANRPELLIGFAAETGDVVDNARKKRKNKGVDWIVANDVSGEVMGGSDNEVHLVLEGMVEHWEQMTKQDVATRLIEKVGEKLSVDA; this comes from the coding sequence ATGGAGTTATCGGAGGGCGACGCGACCAATCCACGTATCCTGCTTGTCGTGGGCGGAGGCATCGCCGCCTACAAATCGTGCGAACTCGTCCGGCTGATCCGCAAGGGCGGGGGCGAGGTATCCTGCGTGCTGACCGACGGCGGCGCGCAGTTCGTCACGCCGATGGCGCTGGCCGCCCTGTCGGGCAACCAGGTCTTCACCTCGCTGTGGGATCTGAAGAACGAGGCCGAGATCGGTCATATCCAGCTGTCGCGCGAAGCGGACCTCGTCGTCGTGTGCCCCGCCACCGCCGACCTGATGGCGAAGATGGCCGCGGGCATCGCCGACGATCTCGCCACCACGCTGATCCTCGCCACCGACAAGCCGGTGCTCGCGGTGCCGGCGATGAACGTGAAGATGTGGGAACACGACGCCACGCAGCGCAACGTCGCGTCGCTTCGCGATGCCGGGGTACGGGTGATGCAGCCCGAGGAAGGGCCGATGGCCTGCGGCGAATTCGGTCCCGGCCGCCTGCCCGAACCGGAAATGGTGTGGTTGGAAATCGCCGACGCGCTCGGCCTCGATCCCGGTGCGGTCGGTGCGGAGGTCGAGGAATATCTGCGCGGACTCGAATACGATCCGGCGGAAGAAGGCGAGGAAGACGATTACGACATCGGCGGCGACAGGCCCGGCGGCCTCGCTGGCATGCTCGCCAACATCATTCCCCGCTCCACCCCGCGCCGCATAGACGAGGACGAGGTTCATTACGATCTCGGAGAGGATTACGAGGACGGCGATCTGCCCGAGGGCGAGATGGCCGAGAGCGATATGCCCGAAGGCGACGCGCCCGGACCGGACCTGTCGAAACTGTCGGGCCTGCTCGCCACCAAGGGTCTTGCCAAGGCCGCCCCGCCGACCGACCGCGAGGCGATCAATCACGAGGTCAACGCCCGGCAGGAAGCGCCCGAGCCGTTCGAGGGTGAGGAGGCCGCCGCGCCCGTCAACCCGCTCGACGCACCCAGCGAGCTGCATGTCGGACCGCCGCTGGACGAGTTCGATCCCCTTGCCGGACAGCCCGATTTCGACGTGCCGGTCGAACATCGCCCGCTCTACGGCAAGCACGTCCTCGTCACGGCCGGCCCGACGCACGAGCCGATCGATCCGGTGCGCTATCTCGCCAATCGCTCCAGCGGCAAGCAGGGCTTCGCCATCGCCGCCGCCGCCGCCGCCGCCGGTGCGAAGGTCACGCTGGTCTCCGGCCCCGTCCATCTGCGGACCCCGCTGGGGGTGGAGCGGATCGACGTCGAAAGCGCGCAGGACATGGCCACCGCCGTGCGCGAGGCGCTGCCCGCCGATGTCGCCATCATGGTCGCCGCCGTCGCGGACTGGCGCACGCGCGACTACAAGGGCGAAAAGATCAAGAAACGCGGGAGCGCGCCGCCGGCCCTCGTGCTGACCGAAAATCCCGACATCCTCGCCAGCGTCGCGGCGAGCGCCAACCGACCCGAACTGCTGATCGGTTTCGCCGCCGAAACCGGCGATGTCGTCGACAATGCGCGCAAGAAGCGCAAGAACAAGGGCGTCGACTGGATCGTCGCCAACGACGTTTCCGGAGAGGTCATGGGCGGTTCCGACAACGAGGTCCACCTGGTGCTCGAAGGCATGGTGGAGCACTGGGAGCAGATGACCAAGCAGGACGTCGCCACCCGCCTGATCGAGAAGGTCGGCGAAAAGCTCTCCGTCGATGCCTGA
- the dut gene encoding dUTP diphosphatase, with protein MPEPVAVRIRRLPHGAGLALPAYATGGAAGMDVLAAEDVTLAPGARHAIATGFALAIPEGFEVQVRPRSGLALKHGITLPNTPGTIDSDYRGELKIITLNLGDKDFAIARGDRIAQLVLAPVTMARWQEVADLDETARGEGGFGSTGGHAGL; from the coding sequence ATGCCTGAACCCGTCGCTGTCCGCATTCGCCGCCTGCCGCACGGGGCGGGACTGGCCTTGCCGGCCTATGCCACTGGCGGTGCGGCGGGAATGGACGTGCTGGCGGCGGAGGACGTGACGCTGGCGCCGGGCGCGCGCCACGCCATCGCCACCGGTTTCGCGCTGGCTATTCCCGAGGGGTTCGAGGTGCAGGTCCGCCCGCGCTCCGGCCTCGCGCTGAAGCACGGCATCACGCTTCCCAACACGCCGGGCACCATCGACAGCGACTACCGCGGCGAGTTGAAGATCATCACGCTCAATCTGGGGGACAAGGACTTTGCCATCGCGCGCGGCGACCGCATCGCGCAGCTCGTTCTGGCGCCGGTGACGATGGCGCGATGGCAGGAAGTGGCCGACCTCGACGAAACCGCGCGCGGAGAAGGGGGCTTCGGCTCCACCGGAGGACACGCGGGGCTGTAA
- a CDS encoding DUF4136 domain-containing protein codes for MSIRKAFKRGMTLAAVPALALGLVACATPFRADVSRFESQMPAPQGESFFVVADDPALSGGLEFSMYADDVAEQMRELGYAQAPSAEAATMLVRLDYGVSEGRERIRSTGFYRDPFYNDWYGYARPVVVRDRRGNRRIVYLRDRRWGYGWNDSFFGRGAFGPDITSYTVYTSGVDLKIDDAATGQRLFEGQAEAASTSNRLQYLVPNLVEALFTDFPGNSGETVRISIAPEDQPVRRGERR; via the coding sequence ATGTCCATCAGAAAAGCCTTCAAGCGCGGCATGACCCTGGCCGCCGTTCCCGCCCTGGCGCTGGGCCTTGTCGCCTGCGCGACGCCGTTCCGCGCCGATGTCTCCCGCTTCGAGAGCCAGATGCCCGCGCCGCAGGGCGAAAGCTTCTTCGTCGTAGCGGACGATCCGGCGCTGTCGGGTGGTCTCGAATTCAGCATGTATGCCGACGACGTGGCCGAGCAGATGCGCGAACTGGGCTATGCCCAGGCGCCGTCCGCCGAAGCCGCCACGATGCTGGTCCGCCTCGACTACGGCGTCAGCGAGGGGCGCGAGCGCATCCGCTCCACCGGCTTCTACCGCGATCCGTTCTACAACGACTGGTACGGCTATGCCCGCCCGGTCGTGGTGCGCGACCGGAGGGGCAATCGCCGGATCGTCTATCTGCGCGACCGGCGCTGGGGCTACGGATGGAACGATTCCTTCTTCGGACGGGGCGCGTTCGGGCCGGACATCACCAGCTACACCGTCTATACCAGCGGCGTGGACCTGAAGATCGACGACGCCGCTACCGGCCAGCGCCTTTTCGAAGGCCAGGCGGAAGCCGCCTCGACCTCCAACCGGCTGCAATATCTCGTGCCCAACCTGGTAGAGGCGCTGTTCACCGACTTCCCCGGCAATTCGGGCGAGACGGTGCGCATCTCCATCGCCCCGGAGGATCAGCCGGTCCGCCGCGGCGAGCGCCGCTGA
- the trpS gene encoding tryptophan--tRNA ligase, translated as MRVVSGIQPTGKPHLGNYLGAIRNYVKLQDEAHDAGGDCLIFLADLHAISMPHQPAELHASTLEMVATLVACGLDPARSVLFNQAQVAAHAELQWLLMGTARMGWLNRMTQWKDKAGKNREGQSVALFGYPVLQAADVLLYQATHVPVGEDQKQHLELARDIAQKFNSDFAAEDAPVFTLPDPFIPEDAARIMSLRDGSKKMSKSDASDMSRINLTDDADTMAQKVKKAKTDPEPLPSEPAGLAGRPEALNLVSIYAALDETTPEAVLAEHGGQGFGQFKPVLAERLVSVLEPIRDRFVELRDDREALDAILARGAARAREMGRPTLDSAYRALGLVRG; from the coding sequence ATGCGTGTCGTTTCCGGAATCCAGCCCACGGGCAAGCCGCACCTTGGCAATTACCTCGGTGCCATTCGCAACTACGTGAAATTGCAGGACGAGGCGCATGATGCGGGGGGCGACTGCCTGATCTTCCTCGCCGATCTGCACGCGATCTCCATGCCGCACCAACCGGCGGAACTGCACGCCTCGACGCTGGAAATGGTCGCCACGCTGGTCGCCTGCGGGCTCGATCCAGCGCGTAGCGTGCTCTTCAATCAGGCTCAGGTCGCCGCCCATGCGGAACTGCAATGGCTGCTGATGGGTACGGCGCGGATGGGCTGGCTGAACCGGATGACGCAATGGAAGGACAAGGCCGGCAAGAACCGCGAAGGCCAGTCGGTCGCGCTGTTCGGCTACCCCGTGCTCCAGGCCGCCGACGTGCTGCTCTATCAGGCAACGCATGTTCCGGTTGGCGAGGATCAGAAGCAGCATCTGGAACTGGCGCGCGACATCGCGCAGAAGTTCAATTCCGACTTCGCCGCGGAAGATGCGCCGGTCTTCACCCTGCCCGACCCGTTCATCCCCGAGGATGCGGCACGGATCATGTCCTTGCGCGACGGATCGAAGAAGATGAGCAAGTCGGACGCTTCCGACATGAGCCGCATCAACCTGACCGACGATGCCGACACGATGGCGCAGAAGGTGAAGAAGGCGAAGACCGATCCCGAACCGCTGCCGAGCGAACCGGCGGGGCTGGCCGGACGGCCCGAGGCGCTGAACCTGGTGTCGATCTACGCCGCCCTGGACGAAACGACGCCGGAGGCGGTGCTGGCCGAGCATGGCGGGCAGGGCTTCGGGCAATTCAAGCCGGTGCTGGCGGAGCGACTGGTCAGCGTGCTCGAACCCATCCGCGATCGCTTCGTAGAACTCAGGGACGATCGCGAGGCGCTCGACGCCATTCTCGCCCGCGGAGCGGCCCGGGCGCGCGAGATGGGTCGACCGACACTCGATTCGGCCTACCGGGCGCTCGGCCTCGTTCGCGGGTAA
- the murJ gene encoding murein biosynthesis integral membrane protein MurJ encodes MSLLKHVGTIGSLTMVSRVAGMAREMIFSRVLGANTVTDAWFQAFIIPNVFRRLFAEGAFSAAFVPMFSKRLHGGETEADGLDQARSFSNDVLSMFLPVLIALAIVLELAMPGVIWVLSEKPVDPARFDMAVDFARIMFPYIVLVSLVTLFTGMLNSVSRFAPGASFPIILNLVLIAALLIGERWSDATGAGVDQVAYAVAWAVTFAGAVQLAWLIYWTRVEGFRPKILWPRITPEVKRLSIIALPAAIGGGAYQINTLVQLYFLNQLDSGSVSYMNYADRLNQLPLGIIGIALSTAILPTLSRFVGAKNAEGASRIQSDAIELAMLLTIPAAVAMAICATPFITMIFQGGRFDLADAGVTGGVLAVLVLGLPAYVLVKVLVPNFYARSDTRTPVYAAFISLAVFVGFNIAFLQRFGVQGVAAASVIGAWINVGFLYVVLLRRGYYRVPGTLLLRIARQLIAAGTMGAALWYAQGLLADWYSAGLLARLAALAVLIGCAAIVYFAVAFAVGAIDRQRIVTLTRRSTA; translated from the coding sequence ATGAGCCTGCTCAAGCATGTCGGCACGATCGGCTCGCTGACGATGGTCAGCCGCGTCGCCGGCATGGCGCGCGAGATGATCTTCAGCCGCGTGCTGGGCGCCAATACGGTGACCGACGCCTGGTTCCAGGCATTCATCATTCCCAACGTCTTTCGCCGGCTGTTCGCCGAAGGGGCCTTTTCCGCCGCCTTCGTGCCGATGTTCTCCAAGCGGCTTCACGGCGGCGAGACCGAGGCCGACGGGCTGGACCAGGCGCGCAGCTTCAGCAACGATGTGCTGAGCATGTTCCTGCCGGTGCTGATCGCGCTCGCCATCGTGCTGGAACTGGCTATGCCCGGGGTGATCTGGGTGCTGTCGGAAAAGCCGGTGGACCCGGCGCGCTTCGACATGGCGGTCGATTTCGCGCGGATCATGTTCCCTTACATCGTGCTCGTCAGCCTCGTGACGCTGTTTACCGGAATGCTCAATTCGGTGTCGCGCTTCGCGCCGGGTGCGAGCTTCCCCATCATTCTCAACCTGGTGCTGATCGCCGCGCTCCTGATCGGGGAGCGGTGGTCCGATGCCACCGGCGCGGGCGTCGACCAGGTCGCCTACGCGGTCGCCTGGGCCGTCACGTTCGCCGGCGCGGTCCAGCTCGCCTGGCTGATCTACTGGACGCGGGTGGAGGGCTTTCGCCCGAAGATCCTGTGGCCACGCATCACCCCCGAGGTGAAGCGCCTGTCGATCATCGCCCTGCCCGCGGCCATCGGTGGCGGCGCGTATCAGATCAACACGCTGGTGCAGCTCTATTTCCTCAACCAGCTCGACAGCGGCTCGGTCAGCTACATGAATTACGCCGACCGTCTGAACCAGTTGCCGCTCGGCATCATCGGCATCGCGCTGTCGACCGCGATCCTTCCCACCCTGTCGAGGTTCGTGGGGGCGAAGAATGCCGAAGGCGCATCGCGCATCCAGTCCGACGCGATCGAGCTGGCCATGCTCCTGACCATCCCCGCCGCCGTGGCGATGGCGATCTGCGCCACCCCCTTCATCACCATGATCTTTCAGGGCGGACGCTTCGACCTCGCCGATGCCGGCGTGACGGGCGGTGTGCTCGCGGTGCTCGTGCTCGGCCTGCCCGCCTATGTGCTGGTGAAGGTACTGGTGCCCAATTTCTACGCCCGCTCCGACACGCGCACGCCGGTCTATGCCGCCTTCATCTCGCTCGCGGTCTTCGTCGGCTTCAACATCGCCTTCCTCCAGCGCTTCGGCGTGCAGGGGGTCGCGGCGGCCAGCGTGATCGGGGCGTGGATCAATGTGGGCTTCCTCTACGTGGTGCTGCTGCGGCGCGGCTATTACCGGGTTCCGGGCACGCTGCTGCTGCGTATCGCGCGCCAGTTGATAGCAGCGGGCACGATGGGCGCGGCGCTGTGGTATGCGCAGGGCCTGCTGGCGGACTGGTATTCGGCCGGTCTCCTCGCCCGGCTGGCTGCGCTGGCCGTGCTGATCGGTTGCGCCGCCATCGTCTATTTCGCCGTCGCCTTCGCTGTCGGAGCGATCGACCGGCAGCGCATCGTAACCCTTACCAGGAGGTCAACCGCGTAA
- the secB gene encoding protein-export chaperone SecB, with product MADEGDVLKNLDPAQGGTDPNANPMGNGTDTQPVAGIVSQYVKDLSVENPKAPDSFNWREQPQTDVQFNISARKVTDELSEIELKVIATAKTQQGTAYIVDLSYCGLVGMRNMTDEQAHAFTYAEAPRILFPFARRVVADATRDAGFAPLMLDPIDFQGLYLQQLQNRQGGTESGQPAAGGETPPQGGIA from the coding sequence ATGGCCGACGAAGGCGACGTCCTGAAGAACCTCGATCCCGCACAAGGCGGCACCGATCCCAACGCGAACCCGATGGGCAACGGCACCGACACCCAGCCGGTCGCCGGAATCGTTTCGCAATACGTGAAGGATCTCTCGGTCGAGAATCCCAAGGCGCCGGACAGCTTCAACTGGCGCGAGCAACCGCAGACGGACGTGCAGTTCAACATTTCCGCGCGCAAGGTCACGGACGAATTGAGCGAGATCGAGCTGAAGGTCATCGCCACCGCCAAGACCCAGCAGGGCACCGCCTATATCGTCGACCTGTCCTATTGCGGCCTGGTGGGGATGCGGAACATGACCGACGAACAGGCCCACGCCTTCACCTATGCCGAGGCGCCGCGCATCCTGTTCCCCTTCGCCCGCCGCGTCGTCGCCGACGCGACGCGCGATGCCGGCTTCGCGCCGCTGATGCTCGATCCCATCGACTTCCAGGGTCTGTATCTCCAGCAGTTGCAGAACCGCCAGGGCGGCACCGAGAGCGGACAGCCCGCCGCCGGGGGCGAAACCCCGCCGCAGGGCGGCATCGCCTGA
- a CDS encoding Tim44/TimA family putative adaptor protein, which produces MVLEIVILAMIAAFLGMRLYSVLGRRAEQEEEIIPASRFDRAEETDAPRQQQPAAATDAPAHDRALTGFPPAVERGLRDIAAADRHFDLIGFMEGARGAYEIVLESFWKGDKDELKAMCDDDVYESFASAIDEREAAGQTLDNRLIRIEDSTIKGAELDGRTARIAVRFVADIASVTRDADGNVIGGSLDDAIESVDVWTFMRDTRSTDPQWLLDETDAG; this is translated from the coding sequence GTGGTTTTAGAAATCGTCATCCTCGCCATGATCGCAGCCTTCCTGGGCATGCGGCTCTATTCCGTGCTGGGCCGCCGGGCCGAGCAGGAGGAGGAGATCATTCCCGCGAGCCGCTTCGACCGCGCGGAAGAGACCGACGCCCCGCGCCAACAGCAGCCCGCCGCCGCCACCGACGCACCGGCGCACGACCGCGCCCTGACGGGATTTCCCCCCGCCGTCGAGCGCGGTCTGCGCGATATCGCCGCGGCCGACCGGCATTTCGATCTGATCGGCTTTATGGAAGGGGCGCGCGGCGCGTACGAGATCGTCCTCGAATCGTTCTGGAAGGGCGACAAGGACGAACTGAAAGCGATGTGCGACGACGACGTCTACGAAAGCTTCGCCTCCGCCATCGACGAGCGGGAGGCCGCCGGCCAGACGCTCGACAACCGCCTGATCCGCATCGAGGACAGCACCATCAAGGGGGCCGAACTCGACGGGCGCACCGCGCGGATCGCCGTGCGCTTCGTCGCCGACATCGCCAGCGTGACGCGCGATGCCGATGGCAACGTGATCGGCGGATCGCTCGACGATGCGATCGAGAGCGTCGACGTGTGGACCTTCATGCGCGATACCCGCAGCACCGATCCGCAGTGGCTGCTCGACGAGACCGACGCCGGGTGA
- the mltA gene encoding murein transglycosylase A, producing MNPARRILAPNVLGLVACVLLGACGRIIPESLAETPPPPGAQGVTAAVSSLARGPSIASLPLAADDAAQALYAFRESCPVAVSRADASGLTRPEDWREPCAAVGAWPATDAAGFFERYFVPVRVAGGNAFATGYFEPEIRGSRTRRSPTDVPVYAMPPDLVRAWPADTPESQREGRAPLGRYDENGDFVPYWDRAAIEEGALDGVAPVIAYAADPVEFFFLQIQGSGRLVTPEGDVIRIGYAGQNGRGYTGIGALMHERGLIGADTGYATSMQGIMAWLRDHPVQGRAIMRENQSWIFFRELTGDGPLGSIGVPVRGQSSVAVDPAFVPYGAPVWLDLDRTEADGLWVAQDTGGAIRGANRFDTFWGAGDEARAIAGGMSGRGEALIFLPRSAAARLGL from the coding sequence GTGAATCCGGCGCGCCGCATCCTCGCCCCGAATGTGCTGGGCCTCGTCGCCTGCGTCCTGCTGGGCGCTTGCGGGCGGATCATTCCCGAATCGCTGGCCGAAACCCCGCCCCCGCCCGGGGCGCAGGGCGTGACCGCTGCCGTCTCCTCGCTCGCGCGCGGACCGTCCATCGCCTCGCTTCCGCTGGCAGCGGACGACGCGGCGCAGGCCCTCTATGCCTTTCGCGAAAGCTGCCCCGTCGCCGTCAGCCGGGCCGATGCCTCCGGTCTGACCCGGCCCGAGGACTGGCGTGAGCCGTGCGCGGCCGTTGGCGCATGGCCCGCGACCGATGCCGCGGGCTTCTTCGAACGCTATTTCGTGCCGGTGCGCGTGGCCGGCGGCAACGCCTTCGCGACCGGCTATTTCGAGCCGGAGATTCGCGGTTCGCGCACCCGGCGCTCGCCCACCGACGTGCCCGTCTACGCGATGCCGCCCGACCTCGTGCGCGCCTGGCCCGCCGACACGCCGGAGTCGCAGCGCGAAGGCCGCGCGCCGCTCGGCCGCTACGACGAGAACGGCGACTTCGTGCCCTACTGGGATCGCGCCGCGATCGAGGAGGGCGCGCTCGACGGCGTCGCCCCGGTGATTGCCTACGCCGCCGATCCCGTCGAGTTCTTCTTCCTGCAGATCCAGGGATCGGGCCGCCTGGTGACGCCCGAGGGGGACGTCATCCGCATCGGTTATGCCGGGCAGAACGGGCGCGGTTATACCGGCATCGGCGCCTTGATGCACGAGCGCGGGCTTATCGGCGCAGATACGGGCTATGCCACCTCGATGCAGGGCATCATGGCGTGGCTGCGCGACCATCCCGTGCAAGGCCGCGCTATCATGCGCGAAAACCAGAGCTGGATCTTCTTCCGTGAGCTGACCGGCGACGGGCCGCTCGGCAGTATCGGCGTGCCGGTACGCGGGCAGAGCAGCGTCGCGGTCGACCCGGCCTTCGTCCCCTACGGCGCGCCGGTCTGGCTGGACCTCGACCGGACGGAGGCGGACGGGTTGTGGGTGGCGCAGGATACCGGCGGGGCGATCCGGGGGGCCAACCGCTTCGACACCTTCTGGGGCGCAGGCGACGAAGCGCGCGCCATCGCCGGCGGGATGAGCGGGCGGGGCGAGGCGCTGATCTTCCTGCCACGGAGCGCGGCGGCACGGCTGGGCCTGTGA
- a CDS encoding Smr/MutS family protein, producing MNPPRGLTEAEAAAWARLAGTVKPLDRVPVAKTRQPDAGKAPSPGAPMAPPPPPPAKGRVPPPPPPRPAPVPAPPTKLDSHWNRRLARGEPDFTLDLHGHTLDQAWQRLDRGLRQARAMEARVVLVVTGKSRPVDPADRGSRRGAIRAKILDWLAAGPHAAHIAAVKPAARRHGGEGALYLVLRRQR from the coding sequence GTGAACCCGCCCCGCGGCCTCACCGAAGCGGAGGCGGCGGCGTGGGCGCGCCTTGCCGGAACGGTCAAGCCGCTGGACCGCGTGCCGGTCGCGAAGACACGCCAGCCCGATGCCGGGAAAGCGCCATCGCCCGGCGCGCCGATGGCCCCGCCGCCCCCACCGCCGGCGAAGGGCCGCGTCCCGCCGCCCCCGCCGCCGAGGCCCGCGCCGGTGCCGGCGCCGCCTACGAAGCTCGATTCGCACTGGAACCGCCGGCTCGCACGCGGGGAACCGGATTTCACGCTTGACCTGCACGGTCACACGCTCGACCAGGCATGGCAGCGGCTCGACCGCGGGCTGCGCCAGGCCAGGGCGATGGAAGCGCGCGTTGTGCTGGTGGTGACGGGCAAGTCGCGCCCGGTCGATCCCGCCGACAGGGGCAGCCGGCGTGGCGCGATACGGGCGAAGATACTCGACTGGCTCGCCGCCGGTCCGCACGCGGCCCACATCGCCGCCGTCAAGCCCGCCGCCCGCCGCCACGGGGGCGAGGGCGCGCTCTATCTGGTGCTTCGCCGGCAGCGCTGA